From a single Okeanomitos corallinicola TIOX110 genomic region:
- a CDS encoding radical SAM protein produces the protein MTSSVFNSERLLFTPATPQNDAIPLIFAFPNEYTVGITSLGYQVVWATLAMREDLQVSRLFTDTQEQLPRHPEILGFSMSWELDYVNIFNLLESLEIPLRASHRNENHPLVFGGGPVLTANPEPFADFFDVFLLGDGEILLSSFIDAYKEVRNSTREVKLKRLAQVPGIYIPSLYHVEYSGNDGEITSIHPLDSDIPAVIQKQTYRGNTLSASTVVTEKAAWENIFMVEVVRSCPEMCRFCLASYLTLPFRTASLETSLIPAIEQGLKVTNRLGLLGASVTQHPEFSELLDYISQTKYDDVRLSVASVRTNTVTEKLAQTLAKRDTRSLTIAVESGSEKLREIVNKKLKNEEIIQAGINAKAGGLSSLKLYGMVGIPGEEAEDLDATVAMMKAIKKAVPGLRLTLGCSTFVPKSHTPFQWFGVNKQSEKRLKLLQKQLKPQGIDFRPESYNWSVIQGLLSRGDRRLSYLLELTRGFGDSLGSYKRAFKELKGKIPDLDFYVYSDWSTEQILPWNHLQGPLPQSTLIKHLTEAMSHFRSSAEMTSMQR, from the coding sequence GTGACATCATCTGTATTTAACTCGGAACGTCTATTATTTACTCCCGCGACTCCCCAAAATGATGCTATTCCTTTAATTTTCGCTTTCCCAAACGAGTACACGGTGGGTATTACCAGTCTTGGTTATCAGGTAGTTTGGGCAACTTTAGCAATGCGCGAAGATTTACAGGTAAGTCGTTTATTTACTGATACTCAAGAACAACTTCCTCGACATCCAGAAATTTTAGGTTTTTCTATGTCTTGGGAATTAGATTATGTGAATATTTTTAACCTTTTAGAATCTTTAGAAATTCCTCTGCGTGCAAGTCATAGAAATGAAAATCATCCTTTGGTTTTTGGTGGTGGTCCAGTTTTGACTGCTAACCCTGAACCTTTTGCGGATTTTTTTGATGTGTTTTTATTGGGGGATGGGGAAATTTTATTAAGTAGTTTTATTGATGCTTACAAAGAAGTTAGAAACTCAACTAGAGAAGTTAAATTAAAAAGATTAGCACAAGTTCCCGGTATTTATATTCCTAGTTTATATCATGTAGAATATTCTGGAAATGATGGAGAAATAACATCAATTCACCCTCTTGATAGTGATATTCCTGCTGTTATTCAAAAGCAAACTTACCGGGGAAATACTCTTTCTGCTTCTACTGTGGTGACAGAAAAAGCAGCTTGGGAAAATATTTTCATGGTGGAAGTGGTGCGGAGTTGTCCAGAAATGTGTCGTTTTTGTTTAGCTAGTTATTTAACTTTACCTTTTAGAACTGCGAGTTTAGAAACTTCTTTAATTCCGGCAATTGAACAGGGTTTAAAAGTTACTAACCGTCTGGGTTTATTGGGTGCTTCGGTAACTCAACATCCTGAATTTTCCGAATTATTAGATTATATTAGTCAAACAAAATATGATGATGTACGATTGAGTGTTGCTTCGGTCAGGACAAATACGGTGACAGAAAAATTAGCTCAAACTTTAGCAAAAAGAGATACACGTTCGCTGACAATTGCGGTAGAAAGTGGTTCAGAAAAGCTGCGGGAAATTGTCAATAAAAAATTAAAAAATGAGGAGATTATCCAAGCGGGAATTAATGCTAAAGCTGGGGGTTTATCCAGTTTAAAATTATATGGAATGGTGGGTATTCCTGGGGAAGAAGCAGAAGATTTAGATGCAACGGTAGCAATGATGAAAGCTATTAAAAAAGCTGTACCTGGTTTACGGTTAACTTTGGGATGCAGCACTTTTGTACCTAAGTCTCACACTCCTTTCCAGTGGTTTGGGGTGAATAAGCAATCAGAAAAACGGTTAAAGTTACTACAAAAACAGTTAAAACCCCAAGGTATAGATTTTCGTCCAGAAAGTTATAATTGGTCTGTAATTCAAGGTTTGTTATCGAGAGGCGATCGCAGACTCTCTTATCTGTTAGAATTAACTCGTGGTTTTGGTGACTCTTTAGGAAGTTATAAACGTGCTTTTAAAGAATTAAAAGGCAAAATTCCCGATTTAGATTTTTACGTTTATAGTGATTGGTCAACCGAGCAAATTTTACCTTGGAATCACTTGCAAGGGCCTTTACCACAGTCTACACTAATAAAGCATTTGACTGAAGCAATGAGTCATTTTCGGTCTAGTGCAGAAATGACATCCATGCAGAGGTAA
- a CDS encoding mechanosensitive ion channel domain-containing protein: protein MNESIITRLLSPELQKTYDAVILPYVKWVIFVVLLIIFDLILLISLQKSWLRYIEIPLGLSIAVIMGMLTYKIFDQCFNYYLLQSAIKQKVNGEILVVSSILAKGLIAIIIFCIFAQVHQINLIGVFTSFGLGGIAFAFAAQQTLQQILGGIVLYIDRPFVVDDYIGLADGTFGRVESIGLRSTKIRNSGKGTLTVVPNDSLIKLNIENFTGGRKVVSLIYLKFEEKINENERALIRQVILESTKDLFGIDSRNTEVVFKDILQADKDTFKTQAQISFFILGTGDVGMDIRHQLLDMAKQNITTQLQGFGINFDIADEPVNIQAPITI from the coding sequence ATGAATGAATCAATTATCACTCGGTTATTATCTCCTGAATTACAAAAAACCTATGACGCAGTAATTTTACCTTACGTTAAATGGGTTATTTTTGTCGTTTTATTGATAATATTTGATTTAATTCTCCTAATTTCCTTACAAAAAAGTTGGCTCAGATACATCGAAATTCCTCTGGGCTTATCAATAGCTGTTATCATGGGGATGCTAACCTACAAAATCTTTGATCAGTGTTTTAATTATTATTTACTACAGTCAGCTATCAAGCAGAAGGTTAACGGTGAAATATTAGTAGTTTCTAGTATTTTAGCCAAAGGTTTAATTGCTATAATTATTTTTTGTATCTTTGCTCAGGTACATCAAATAAATCTCATTGGTGTCTTTACCAGTTTCGGATTAGGGGGAATTGCTTTTGCTTTTGCTGCTCAACAAACCCTACAACAAATATTAGGTGGAATTGTACTTTATATTGATAGACCTTTTGTAGTTGATGATTATATCGGTTTAGCAGATGGAACTTTTGGCAGAGTAGAATCAATTGGTTTGCGTTCTACAAAAATTCGTAATTCTGGCAAAGGTACTTTAACTGTAGTTCCTAACGATTCTTTGATTAAATTAAATATTGAAAACTTTACCGGAGGAAGAAAAGTTGTTTCTTTGATTTATTTGAAATTTGAAGAAAAAATCAATGAAAATGAAAGAGCTTTAATTAGACAAGTTATTTTAGAAAGTACAAAAGACTTATTTGGGATTGATTCTCGAAACACAGAAGTAGTATTTAAAGATATCCTACAAGCAGATAAAGATACATTCAAAACTCAAGCACAAATTAGCTTTTTTATTCTTGGTACTGGTGATGTGGGTATGGATATCCGTCATCAACTATTAGATATGGCTAAACAAAATATCACCACACAACTACAAGGATTTGGAATTAATTTTGATATTGCTGATGAACCAGTAAATATTCAAGCACCTATCACCATTTAA
- a CDS encoding zinc ribbon domain-containing protein, with product MVNRFYLSSYPSSKSCSNYGEKKLSLSLSQRVCKCDKCGFECDTDVNAVINLNQKTVRLTVLACRLHSADTFRMKQEEKVGYF from the coding sequence GTGGTGAATAGATTTTATCTCAGTAGTTATCCCAGTAGTAAAAGCTGCTCTAACTACGGTGAGAAAAAATTATCTCTGTCATTATCTCAAAGGGTGTGCAAATGTGATAAGTGTGGTTTTGAGTGTGACACAGATGTAAATGCTGTCATTAATTTAAATCAAAAAACGGTCAGGTTGACCGTGTTAGCCTGTAGACTGCATAGTGCCGACACTTTCAGGATGAAGCAGGAAGAAAAAGTTGGCTATTTTTAG
- a CDS encoding FtsQ-type POTRA domain-containing protein codes for MAGIISVSRKDLAQRRQKLRRQRRIKIIQTIWRTLAATGMAGGLLWVTVQPIWVLRTSTQVVMRSNSKLLSAQITQSLLQLSYPQSLWRIEPATIAETLKKQPAISQASVSRRLFPPGLIIEIREKSPVAIAQMLPKQNTSNCQNQPQSSEKSTDKSTNPCLKNPHTQNKHSQVNLLDANGALIPWQKYTALNPNGKLPSLKVIGVPEQYRAYWHQLYQAVSQSGIQVTEIDCQDPTNLILKTELGNVHLGVPTQLAEKFHVLKQLEQLPSQLDSQQIAYIDIKNPSSLLVHTN; via the coding sequence ATGGCAGGTATTATCTCAGTTTCCCGTAAAGATTTAGCCCAGCGCCGTCAAAAGCTACGTCGGCAACGACGGATAAAAATTATTCAAACTATTTGGCGAACATTGGCTGCTACTGGTATGGCAGGAGGTCTGCTTTGGGTAACAGTTCAGCCTATTTGGGTTTTGAGGACTTCCACCCAAGTGGTGATGAGATCCAACAGTAAATTATTATCCGCCCAAATCACTCAGTCACTTTTGCAGCTTTCCTATCCCCAGTCTCTATGGCGAATTGAACCAGCTACCATTGCGGAAACATTAAAGAAACAACCAGCCATTTCACAAGCATCTGTGAGTCGTCGTCTGTTTCCCCCAGGGCTAATTATCGAAATTCGAGAAAAATCACCAGTAGCAATTGCTCAAATGTTACCAAAACAAAATACCAGTAATTGCCAGAATCAGCCCCAATCCTCAGAAAAATCTACTGATAAATCAACAAACCCATGTCTAAAAAACCCCCATACTCAGAATAAACACAGTCAGGTAAATTTATTAGATGCCAATGGAGCTTTAATCCCCTGGCAAAAATACACTGCACTCAACCCTAATGGTAAATTGCCTAGTCTTAAAGTTATTGGTGTACCAGAACAATATCGTGCCTACTGGCATCAACTTTACCAAGCTGTTAGTCAGAGTGGGATACAAGTGACGGAAATTGATTGTCAAGATCCCACAAATTTAATTTTGAAAACTGAATTGGGTAATGTCCACCTTGGTGTTCCCACTCAATTAGCTGAAAAATTTCATGTACTTAAACAACTTGAACAATTACCATCACAACTGGATTCTCAACAAATAGCTTATATTGATATCAAAAATCCTAGTTCTTTGTTAGTACATACGAATTAA
- a CDS encoding damage-control phosphatase ARMT1 family protein, with amino-acid sequence MNKYQNKYQLPNLPLPAPLLGSKTGTFTEYTVTKRMPDIAHRVIKENNFPPEINQNLEKLASELKNGYLQPLKNDHSIDFYHWEKYLEIHKNQRWLDVPWFLAETYFYRLILNITNYFQPGKNHQLDPFLLQKEQGLEASIDAIIYLCTQVEKWLDDSQKQDKPSKSSLIALLYFSLWGNRVDLSLWSAFEENRSSFDIQTQLTNILVDDSFAVTKLLTKSAHNRIDIVLDNAGFELICDLCLVNFLLDSGFAAQVHLHLKPHPTFVSDAMIKDVHYTQEFLAAGSHPQVKSFSKRLNKNINSGRLVLQEDYFWTSPLAFWQIPKLLKDEFAKSNLIIVKGDANYRRLLGDLEWDYTTNFADIVAYLPTPMVALRTLKSEVAAGLKAEILTELATIDPKWLTNGQWGVIQLVH; translated from the coding sequence GTGAATAAATATCAAAATAAATATCAATTACCTAATTTACCCCTACCAGCACCACTGCTAGGTTCTAAAACTGGCACTTTTACTGAATATACAGTAACTAAAAGAATGCCAGATATTGCTCATCGTGTAATTAAAGAAAATAATTTCCCTCCAGAAATAAATCAAAATTTAGAAAAATTAGCATCAGAACTAAAAAATGGATATTTACAACCTTTAAAAAATGACCATAGTATAGATTTTTATCACTGGGAAAAGTATTTAGAAATCCATAAAAATCAGCGTTGGTTAGATGTCCCTTGGTTTTTAGCAGAGACTTATTTCTATCGTTTAATTCTTAACATAACTAATTACTTCCAACCGGGAAAGAATCATCAGTTAGACCCATTTTTATTACAGAAAGAACAAGGTTTAGAAGCATCTATTGATGCAATTATTTATCTATGTACCCAAGTAGAAAAATGGTTAGATGACTCCCAAAAACAAGATAAACCTAGTAAATCATCCTTAATTGCTTTATTATATTTTTCATTATGGGGAAATCGGGTAGATTTAAGTTTATGGTCAGCGTTTGAAGAGAACAGAAGTAGTTTTGATATTCAGACACAGTTAACTAATATTCTCGTTGATGATAGTTTTGCTGTAACTAAATTATTAACAAAATCTGCTCATAATCGGATTGATATTGTCCTTGATAATGCAGGTTTTGAGTTAATTTGTGATTTGTGTTTAGTTAATTTTCTCTTAGATAGCGGTTTTGCAGCACAAGTCCACCTGCATTTAAAACCTCATCCAACCTTTGTATCCGATGCAATGATTAAAGATGTTCATTATACCCAAGAATTTTTAGCCGCAGGTAGTCATCCTCAAGTTAAATCTTTTAGTAAAAGACTGAACAAAAATATAAATTCAGGTCGCTTAGTTTTACAGGAAGATTATTTTTGGACTTCACCTTTAGCATTTTGGCAAATTCCAAAATTATTAAAAGATGAGTTTGCTAAATCTAATTTAATCATAGTTAAAGGTGATGCAAATTATCGGCGTTTATTGGGTGATTTAGAATGGGATTATACTACCAATTTTGCTGATATAGTTGCTTATTTACCCACACCAATGGTAGCTTTACGGACTTTAAAATCAGAGGTAGCAGCAGGATTAAAAGCGGAAATTTTGACAGAATTAGCAACAATAGACCCCAAATGGTTAACTAATGGACAATGGGGAGTAATTCAATTAGTACATTAA
- a CDS encoding RNA polymerase sigma factor SigF produces MNTTATNELKHEIYQLLREYEQSPSERLRNQLVKLNYGLVRKEVHYWSNQCQENQEDLLQVGCLGLIRAIEKFELSKGNAFSSYAIPYIRGEIQHYLRDKGVTMRIPRRWLALQQQAIGICRSLREQHNRQPSDAEIAAALGIPHTEWQEIKLAWVNRSPLSLDVPIQDGEEGSTSLGELVPDPNYRSFQLAQEDQIRLQQALVQLENRTREVLECVFLQDLTQKQVADHLGISVVTVSRQVKKGVSLLKQIMTAGDN; encoded by the coding sequence ATGAATACTACAGCCACAAACGAACTAAAACATGAAATTTACCAACTGTTGCGGGAATATGAGCAAAGTCCTTCAGAGCGACTTCGCAATCAATTGGTAAAGCTAAATTATGGACTCGTGAGAAAAGAAGTTCATTACTGGAGTAATCAATGTCAAGAAAATCAGGAGGATTTACTTCAGGTAGGCTGTTTGGGGTTAATTAGAGCGATTGAAAAATTTGAGCTTTCTAAGGGTAATGCTTTTAGTTCTTATGCTATCCCTTATATTCGTGGGGAAATTCAACACTATCTGAGAGATAAGGGTGTAACCATGCGAATTCCTCGCCGCTGGTTAGCCTTACAACAACAAGCTATAGGTATTTGCCGTTCTCTGCGGGAACAGCATAATCGCCAACCTTCGGATGCGGAAATAGCAGCAGCGCTGGGAATTCCTCACACTGAATGGCAAGAAATTAAATTAGCATGGGTGAACCGATCTCCTTTGAGTCTGGATGTACCAATACAAGATGGGGAAGAAGGTTCTACAAGTTTGGGTGAATTAGTTCCTGATCCCAACTATCGTAGTTTCCAATTGGCTCAAGAGGATCAAATCAGACTGCAACAAGCGCTGGTACAGCTGGAAAATCGGACTCGTGAAGTTTTAGAATGTGTATTTTTGCAGGATTTAACTCAGAAGCAAGTTGCAGATCACTTAGGCATTAGTGTGGTTACTGTTTCTCGCCAGGTCAAAAAAGGAGTGAGTTTGTTAAAACAGATTATGACTGCTGGGGATAATTAA
- a CDS encoding mechanosensitive ion channel domain-containing protein: MQILVNLQNLLPVNTDLKSFLTSLGINLGVFGFFLLLSLLAGKYTPGLLTFIVHRFTPKPIAKIYQGLIDPLESFLKVTGTLVLVSVSWTLMQQYERLYQFLKFFLDLAVICSFAALASQLFRQVIRVYGIDLIRKLGLEVDELLLVVETVANVAIGLIAAIAFAQSQNVNLLGLVAGLGIGGIAVAFAAQSTLEQIFGTFVLYLDRPFVAGEYIRVNLSSQGILFARVESIGLRSTKLRIAAKSTLVIVPNSVMAKVDIENITRGKKLMVLLYLDFARILEKTEEALVEKVIKESTITLFGIDPNSTKINLIPQDDQAGVRARVSFFILGSHENSIDFRKRLLELANEGISKKLLSYGIEFTMQEPTLYVESPMTI; this comes from the coding sequence ATGCAGATTTTAGTTAATCTTCAAAATTTGTTACCAGTTAATACAGATTTAAAGAGCTTTCTGACATCATTAGGCATTAATTTGGGAGTTTTTGGCTTCTTTTTACTTCTATCTCTGTTAGCTGGTAAATATACTCCCGGTCTATTAACATTTATTGTTCATAGATTTACACCCAAACCAATAGCTAAGATATACCAAGGTTTAATAGATCCCTTAGAAAGTTTCTTAAAAGTAACAGGAACTCTAGTTCTTGTATCTGTATCTTGGACGTTAATGCAGCAGTATGAGCGACTGTATCAGTTCCTAAAATTTTTCCTAGATTTAGCTGTAATTTGCAGTTTTGCTGCTTTAGCATCTCAGTTATTTCGTCAAGTTATCCGGGTTTATGGAATTGATTTAATTCGCAAATTGGGTTTAGAAGTTGATGAGTTACTATTAGTTGTAGAAACAGTTGCTAATGTTGCTATTGGCTTAATTGCAGCCATAGCTTTTGCTCAAAGTCAAAATGTAAATTTACTTGGTTTAGTTGCAGGTTTAGGTATTGGTGGTATCGCTGTTGCTTTTGCTGCTCAAAGTACCTTAGAACAGATTTTTGGAACTTTTGTTTTATATTTAGATCGTCCTTTTGTAGCTGGTGAATATATTCGTGTTAATTTAAGTTCCCAAGGGATATTATTTGCGCGTGTAGAATCAATTGGTTTACGTTCTACAAAGTTAAGAATAGCTGCTAAAAGTACCTTGGTAATTGTTCCTAACTCAGTCATGGCAAAAGTAGATATTGAAAATATTACTAGAGGTAAAAAATTAATGGTCTTGCTGTATCTTGACTTTGCCAGAATTCTAGAGAAAACAGAAGAAGCATTAGTAGAAAAGGTAATCAAGGAAAGTACCATTACTTTATTTGGAATTGACCCTAACAGTACAAAAATTAACTTAATTCCTCAAGATGATCAAGCAGGAGTTCGTGCTAGGGTAAGTTTCTTTATTTTAGGTTCTCATGAAAACTCTATTGATTTCCGTAAGCGGTTACTAGAATTAGCTAATGAAGGTATTTCTAAAAAGCTGCTGAGTTACGGTATAGAATTCACAATGCAAGAACCAACTCTTTATGTCGAGTCACCGATGACAATCTAA
- a CDS encoding SRPBCC family protein, whose translation MLHFSHSSIINAPVEVVWKFHERPDILQLLTPPWQPVQVLRREGGLDEGAITEFRLFLGPVPLTWLARHTKFEKYSLFTDEQISGPFESWIHRHEFADENGKTKLTDNISYILPGGDGVEFVSGWLIQMQLEAMFRYRHFITKEQCESK comes from the coding sequence ATGCTGCACTTTTCTCATTCTTCCATTATCAATGCACCAGTCGAAGTAGTTTGGAAATTCCATGAACGTCCAGATATTTTACAACTACTCACCCCACCTTGGCAACCTGTGCAGGTACTGCGTCGGGAAGGTGGACTTGATGAAGGTGCAATAACTGAGTTTCGCTTGTTTCTTGGCCCTGTACCTTTAACTTGGTTAGCGCGTCATACTAAATTTGAAAAATATAGTCTGTTCACTGATGAACAAATTTCTGGACCATTTGAGTCTTGGATACATCGTCATGAGTTTGCAGATGAAAATGGAAAAACAAAATTAACTGATAATATTTCTTATATTCTTCCTGGTGGTGATGGGGTAGAATTCGTCAGTGGTTGGTTAATTCAAATGCAGTTAGAAGCAATGTTTCGCTATCGGCATTTTATTACGAAAGAGCAATGTGAATCAAAATAA
- the ftsZ gene encoding cell division protein FtsZ, which yields MTLDNNQELIYQNTQSAGQQGLSVAVNSKNPFSSSSLNFGQNHDKKMPETSLIGEIVPGRVANIKVIGVGGGGGNAVNRMIESDVSGVEFWSINTDAQALTLAGAPSRLQIGQKLTRGLGAGGNPAIGQKAAEESRDEIATALEGADLVFITAGMGGGTGTGAAPIVAEVAKEMGALTVGVVTRPFVFEGRRRTTQAEQGIEGLKSRVDTLIIIPNNKLLEVIPEQTPVQEAFRYADDVLRQGVQGISDIITIPGLVNVDFADVRAVMADAGSALMGIGVSSGKSRAREAAIAAISSPLLECSIEGARGVVFNITGGSDLTLHEVNAAAETIYEVVDPNANIIFGAVIDDRLQGEVRITVIATGFTGEIQAVQQQSANNTRVVPTTTKKTGTQPGVNQPTVNQPSPTPEPKEKPILDIPDFLQRRRTPPKN from the coding sequence ATGACACTTGACAATAACCAAGAGCTTATCTATCAAAATACCCAATCAGCAGGACAGCAAGGACTATCTGTAGCGGTGAACTCCAAGAATCCCTTTAGTAGTTCTTCCTTAAACTTTGGACAAAATCACGATAAAAAAATGCCTGAAACCAGTCTCATTGGTGAAATTGTACCCGGCCGAGTTGCCAATATTAAAGTTATTGGTGTTGGTGGTGGTGGTGGCAATGCTGTTAACCGCATGATCGAGTCTGATGTCTCCGGGGTGGAGTTTTGGTCAATTAATACTGATGCCCAAGCTCTGACTTTAGCTGGCGCTCCCAGTAGGTTGCAAATCGGACAGAAGTTAACGAGGGGATTGGGTGCAGGGGGTAATCCTGCCATTGGCCAAAAGGCAGCGGAGGAGTCCCGTGATGAGATTGCTACAGCATTGGAAGGGGCAGACTTAGTATTTATTACTGCCGGTATGGGGGGTGGAACAGGTACTGGGGCTGCGCCAATTGTGGCAGAAGTAGCTAAGGAAATGGGTGCTTTAACTGTTGGTGTCGTGACTAGACCATTCGTATTTGAGGGGAGAAGACGTACTACCCAAGCAGAGCAAGGTATTGAAGGGCTAAAAAGTCGAGTAGATACCCTGATCATTATTCCTAACAATAAGTTATTGGAAGTAATACCAGAACAAACTCCTGTACAGGAAGCTTTTCGTTATGCTGATGATGTTCTGCGTCAAGGTGTTCAAGGTATTTCGGATATTATTACGATTCCGGGATTGGTAAATGTTGACTTTGCTGATGTCCGGGCTGTGATGGCAGATGCGGGATCAGCATTAATGGGTATTGGTGTGAGTTCTGGCAAATCAAGAGCTAGAGAAGCGGCGATCGCCGCAATTTCTTCACCATTATTAGAATGTTCTATTGAAGGAGCTAGAGGTGTTGTCTTTAATATCACTGGTGGTAGTGACCTCACTCTTCATGAAGTGAATGCGGCAGCGGAAACAATCTATGAAGTGGTTGATCCCAACGCTAATATTATTTTTGGCGCGGTAATTGATGACAGATTACAAGGAGAAGTCAGAATTACGGTGATTGCTACTGGGTTTACAGGAGAAATTCAAGCTGTACAACAACAAAGTGCTAACAATACCAGAGTAGTACCTACAACTACCAAGAAAACAGGAACACAACCAGGGGTTAATCAACCAACTGTCAATCAGCCTAGCCCAACTCCTGAACCCAAGGAAAAACCAATTTTAGATATTCCTGATTTTCTGCAACGGCGACGCACTCCACCCAAAAATTAA
- a CDS encoding photosystem II manganese-stabilizing polypeptide yields the protein MRYRALIVAFLALCLGLITACSEAPSSSGKDLLTYEQIRGTGLANKCPQLTETSRGSIALDDSLSYSITELCLEPTNYFVKEEPANKRQEAEFVAGKLLTRYTSTIDQVQGDLKINPDKSLTFLEKDGLDFQATTVKLPGGESVPFLFTIKNLVAQTQPNLTSINTSTDFEGTFKVPSYRGAAFLDPKGRGIVSGYDNAVALPAQADDEELIRANVKRVETLDGKISLQVAKVDSATGEIAGTFESEQPSDTDLGAGEPKEVKIRGLFYGRVETNRG from the coding sequence ATGAGGTATCGCGCTTTAATAGTTGCTTTCTTAGCTTTGTGTTTGGGACTGATAACTGCTTGTAGTGAAGCTCCCTCTTCTAGCGGTAAGGACTTACTTACCTATGAACAAATTCGAGGTACTGGCTTGGCTAACAAATGTCCTCAATTAACAGAGACAAGTCGTGGTTCTATTGCTTTAGATGACAGCTTATCTTACAGCATCACAGAACTTTGTTTAGAACCAACTAATTATTTTGTTAAGGAAGAACCTGCTAACAAAAGACAAGAAGCTGAGTTTGTAGCTGGTAAGTTGTTAACTCGGTATACTTCTACTATTGACCAAGTGCAGGGTGATTTGAAAATTAACCCAGATAAAAGTCTGACATTTTTGGAAAAAGATGGTCTGGACTTTCAAGCTACCACTGTTAAACTTCCTGGTGGTGAGTCAGTACCTTTCCTCTTTACTATCAAAAACTTGGTTGCTCAAACACAGCCTAATTTGACCAGTATTAATACCTCCACTGACTTTGAAGGTACTTTTAAAGTTCCTTCCTACCGTGGCGCTGCTTTCTTAGATCCCAAAGGTCGTGGTATTGTGAGTGGCTATGACAACGCTGTAGCTTTACCTGCACAAGCTGATGATGAAGAATTAATTCGCGCCAATGTTAAGCGGGTAGAAACTCTTGATGGTAAGATTTCTTTACAAGTAGCCAAGGTAGACAGTGCTACGGGAGAAATTGCTGGTACTTTTGAGAGTGAACAGCCTTCTGATACAGATTTGGGAGCCGGTGAACCTAAAGAAGTGAAGATTCGTGGTTTATTCTATGGCCGGGTAGAAACAAATCGTGGCTAA
- a CDS encoding SemiSWEET transporter, with protein MDLITIIGLAAGTLTTIAFLPQMFQTWKTKSAKDVSFVMLITFMTGLFLWFIYGIILGALPIIIANGVTLFFNFIILLLKIKYR; from the coding sequence ATGGATTTAATTACTATTATCGGATTAGCAGCAGGGACATTAACGACTATCGCATTTCTACCACAGATGTTTCAAACCTGGAAAACAAAGTCAGCTAAGGATGTCTCTTTTGTGATGTTAATTACTTTTATGACTGGGTTGTTTTTGTGGTTTATTTATGGGATTATTCTGGGTGCATTACCGATTATTATTGCTAATGGTGTAACTTTGTTTTTTAATTTTATTATTCTTTTGTTAAAAATTAAATATCGCTAA
- a CDS encoding CPXCG motif-containing cysteine-rich protein: MQNTAEFYCAYCGEENTTFIDFSAGMQQNYVEDCQVCCRPNILYVRIDEDTLDIEIDTEYEG, translated from the coding sequence ATGCAAAACACAGCAGAATTTTATTGTGCTTATTGTGGTGAAGAAAACACAACTTTTATTGATTTTAGTGCCGGAATGCAGCAAAATTATGTAGAAGATTGTCAAGTTTGCTGTCGTCCCAATATTTTGTATGTCAGAATTGATGAAGATACGCTAGATATTGAAATTGACACTGAATATGAAGGTTAA